One Alteromonas sp. KC3 DNA segment encodes these proteins:
- a CDS encoding protein-glutamate methylesterase/protein-glutamine glutaminase, producing the protein MVFKVLVVDDSTFYRRRVKEILDADRELEVVGEARNGRDALEKLETLTPDVITMDVEMPIMDGISAVKAIMEKRPTPILMFSSLTHHGAQATLDALEAGALDFLPKKFEDIAQDRKDATRLLCTKVRLIARRGVGLKRPVMRSVETRRLPENAPKPAFFRSSGLLSGRKDAAKQPTVSSVRPSGKHYKCLAIGASTGGPVALQKVLSPLPADFPYPIVLVQHMPGTFTSAFAQRLDSNCKISVKEAETGDVLKPGHAYLAPGGKQMIIESAGVNKTITIVEASAADKVSYKPSVDLTFSSIARAYGGDVLGVILTGMGADGREGCRTLKGLGATIWAQDQDSCVVYGMPQAVAVENISSKSINIDDISSCIQSEMR; encoded by the coding sequence ATGGTCTTTAAAGTCCTGGTCGTGGACGACTCTACTTTCTATCGACGTCGAGTGAAAGAAATTCTCGATGCCGATAGAGAGTTGGAAGTAGTAGGCGAAGCGAGAAATGGGCGAGATGCGCTCGAGAAGTTAGAAACCCTCACTCCAGACGTAATAACAATGGACGTGGAAATGCCGATCATGGATGGAATTTCTGCGGTAAAAGCCATTATGGAGAAGCGTCCAACTCCTATACTGATGTTTTCCTCGCTAACCCATCATGGCGCGCAAGCCACACTTGATGCGTTAGAAGCGGGGGCACTCGATTTTCTGCCAAAGAAATTTGAAGACATCGCGCAAGATCGAAAAGATGCGACACGTTTATTGTGTACAAAAGTTCGTCTTATTGCGCGACGCGGTGTTGGTCTTAAACGCCCTGTTATGCGCTCTGTAGAAACAAGACGCCTTCCAGAAAATGCGCCTAAACCGGCTTTTTTTAGAAGTTCAGGTTTGTTGTCTGGCCGTAAAGACGCGGCAAAACAGCCAACGGTGTCTTCGGTAAGGCCAAGCGGCAAGCACTATAAGTGCTTAGCAATAGGTGCATCAACTGGAGGGCCTGTCGCGTTACAGAAGGTATTGTCGCCGCTACCTGCAGACTTCCCTTATCCAATTGTCCTTGTTCAGCATATGCCGGGTACATTCACGTCTGCGTTTGCTCAGCGTTTAGATTCCAATTGCAAAATAAGTGTAAAAGAAGCCGAAACTGGCGATGTACTTAAACCGGGACACGCGTACTTAGCGCCGGGTGGCAAGCAAATGATCATTGAATCTGCCGGTGTAAACAAAACGATTACCATTGTCGAAGCCAGTGCTGCCGATAAAGTAAGTTACAAACCCAGTGTTGACTTAACGTTTAGCTCAATTGCTCGCGCTTATGGCGGTGATGTACTTGGCGTAATATTAACAGGCATGGGCGCAGACGGAAGAGAAGGCTGTCGCACGCTTAAAGGTTTAGGGGCGACCATTTGGGCGCAGGATCAAGATTCTTGTGTCGTATATGGCATGCCTCAAGCTGTGGCGGTAGAAAATATATCGTCTAAGAGTATCAATATCGACGATATAAGTAGCTGTATACAATCTGAAATGCGCTAG
- a CDS encoding RNA polymerase sigma factor FliA, with amino-acid sequence MNSKAAAYQQQTDKSQLVERHAPLVKRIAHHLMARLPASVLVDDLIQSGMIGLLEAARNFDGSKGASFETFAGIRIRGAMLDEIRKGDWTPRSVHRNGRAITEAISQVEGETGRDARDSDIAAKLNVSLQDYHQMLNEVNAGKLVGIEDLGVSEDVISTEQNRGSDAPLEDLMQGAFQKALAHAITTLPEREAIVLSLYYDEELNLREIGEVLDVSESRVSQIHSQAMLKLKSRMKSWQADEE; translated from the coding sequence TTGAATAGCAAGGCAGCAGCTTATCAACAACAAACCGATAAGTCGCAGTTAGTCGAACGACATGCGCCTTTGGTTAAACGTATCGCTCATCACTTGATGGCGCGTTTGCCCGCTAGTGTACTTGTTGACGATTTAATTCAATCAGGCATGATTGGTTTATTAGAAGCTGCTCGCAATTTTGACGGCTCGAAAGGTGCGAGCTTTGAAACCTTTGCGGGTATTCGTATCCGCGGTGCTATGCTGGACGAGATTCGAAAAGGCGATTGGACGCCGCGGTCAGTGCATCGCAACGGTCGCGCGATAACAGAAGCCATTTCGCAAGTAGAAGGCGAGACTGGACGCGATGCCAGAGATTCTGATATTGCTGCTAAACTCAATGTGAGTTTGCAGGACTATCATCAAATGTTGAATGAAGTAAATGCTGGTAAGTTGGTTGGCATTGAAGATTTAGGTGTGTCTGAGGACGTTATTTCGACTGAACAAAATCGGGGTAGCGACGCACCACTTGAAGACTTGATGCAAGGTGCTTTCCAAAAGGCGTTAGCCCATGCGATTACAACATTACCTGAACGAGAAGCTATCGTGCTTTCTTTATACTATGATGAAGAGCTAAACCTACGAGAAATAGGTGAAGTACTTGATGTTAGTGAATCGAGAGTAAGCCAAATTCACAGTCAGGCCATGTTAAAACTCAAATCACGAATGAAGTCGTGGCAAGCTGACGAAGAATAG
- the cheY gene encoding chemotaxis response regulator CheY, whose translation MDKSMKILVVDDFSTMRRIIKNLLKDLGFSNIQEADDGSTALPMLQQGDFDFVVTDWNMPGMQGIDLLRAIRADDKLKHLPVLMVTAEAKKEQIVAAAQAGVNGYVVKPFTAATLKEKLDKIFERLG comes from the coding sequence TTGGATAAAAGTATGAAAATTCTCGTGGTTGACGATTTTTCTACCATGAGACGTATCATCAAAAACCTACTTAAAGACTTGGGTTTCTCCAACATCCAGGAAGCGGATGACGGAAGTACGGCGTTGCCAATGCTACAGCAAGGCGACTTTGACTTTGTCGTTACCGATTGGAATATGCCAGGCATGCAAGGAATTGACTTGCTGCGTGCTATTCGTGCCGATGACAAACTGAAGCATTTGCCTGTGCTAATGGTTACTGCTGAAGCCAAGAAAGAACAAATTGTTGCGGCAGCGCAAGCCGGCGTAAATGGCTATGTAGTTAAGCCTTTCACAGCTGCAACATTAAAAGAAAAATTGGATAAAATTTTCGAACGTTTAGGTTGA
- a CDS encoding chemotaxis protein CheW: protein MTKQSPFAREDVMEAYLDSLLKEPETPEDVTARTARLLEQASQKMAEEALSATTRFHTVDDEQEKIVQDVTSFLAEPEQESSHSDEQVPVTETRSQEDEKAGEYVAPAKIPLKDSLGSHFQALFFEVAGLTLAVPLTTLGGIHQIEKIGPLFGKPDWFMGVMLYRESKLNVVDSAKWVMPEKYDENLAQSLNYRYLIMLGESAWGLASEKLVNTVSLTSDDVKWRESTGKRPWLAGMVKEKMCALIDVEELISMLNKGLGSNDQTP from the coding sequence ATGACCAAGCAATCGCCTTTTGCCCGTGAAGACGTCATGGAGGCATATCTTGATAGCCTACTAAAAGAGCCAGAAACACCGGAAGATGTTACTGCGCGTACGGCTAGATTGCTTGAGCAAGCATCCCAAAAAATGGCCGAAGAGGCACTAAGCGCTACCACGCGCTTTCATACAGTGGATGACGAGCAAGAGAAAATTGTACAAGACGTTACCTCATTTTTAGCGGAACCAGAACAAGAAAGTAGCCACAGTGATGAGCAAGTTCCCGTCACTGAAACGCGTTCTCAAGAAGACGAAAAGGCGGGCGAATATGTAGCGCCTGCAAAAATACCACTAAAGGATAGTCTCGGTTCTCATTTCCAAGCGTTATTCTTTGAGGTTGCAGGTTTAACATTAGCAGTACCTTTGACTACACTTGGAGGTATTCATCAGATTGAAAAAATTGGCCCATTATTCGGCAAGCCTGATTGGTTTATGGGTGTAATGTTGTACAGAGAGTCTAAACTGAATGTTGTTGACTCAGCAAAATGGGTAATGCCAGAAAAATATGACGAAAACCTCGCACAATCGCTAAACTACCGATATCTTATAATGTTAGGTGAGAGTGCGTGGGGATTAGCGAGTGAAAAGCTCGTTAATACGGTCAGTTTAACAAGTGATGACGTTAAATGGCGCGAGTCCACAGGTAAGCGTCCTTGGTTAGCCGGGATGGTTAAAGAAAAAATGTGCGCGTTAATTGACGTTGAAGAATTAATATCTATGCTTAACAAAGGCTTAGGCAGTAACGACCAGACGCCATAG
- a CDS encoding chemotaxis protein CheW gives MSDKSTNNNATDSNDEVLQWVTYRLGEETYGINVMQVQEVLRYTEIAPVPGAPDYVLGIINLRGNVVTVIDTRARFGLPPTEITDNTRIVIIESDEQVVGILVDSVAEVVYLKSSEIDSAPNVGTEESAKFIQGVSNRDGELLILVDLNKLLSDEEWDELSNI, from the coding sequence ATGAGCGACAAAAGTACAAATAACAATGCCACTGACAGCAACGACGAAGTCCTTCAATGGGTAACGTATCGCTTAGGTGAAGAAACTTACGGTATTAATGTAATGCAAGTTCAAGAAGTATTGCGTTATACCGAAATAGCCCCTGTACCCGGTGCACCTGATTATGTGCTAGGTATTATTAACCTGCGCGGTAATGTGGTTACTGTCATTGACACACGCGCCCGCTTTGGGTTGCCACCCACTGAAATTACCGATAACACACGTATTGTCATTATCGAATCTGACGAGCAAGTGGTCGGTATTTTGGTAGATAGTGTTGCTGAGGTGGTTTACCTGAAATCTTCTGAAATCGACAGTGCACCAAATGTTGGCACTGAAGAAAGCGCTAAATTTATTCAGGGAGTGAGCAACCGCGATGGCGAACTCCTTATCCTTGTTGACCTGAATAAGCTGCTTAGCGATGAAGAATGGGATGAGCTAAGTAACATTTAG
- a CDS encoding chemotaxis protein CheA encodes MSFDVDEDILQDFLVEAGEILEQLQEQLVDLENNPEDADLLNAIFRGYHTVKGGAGFLSLTELVEICHGAENVFDVMRNGQRTLTPELMDIILQATDVVVEMFERVKARDPLEPADAHLVDLLHKLSRPESPDENIFGDTAPSATQPAEVEDEPELVIEESEPTSSSSDGGGIDEITEDEFEALLDELHGSSAPGQSAPKAAAPAKAAEPAPSAGGDSDDITDEEFEALLDDLHGKGQFGGSEDAAPASAPAPAAPVSASSDEEITDDEFEALLDQLHGSGQGPTKQSSTPAEPVVDKTATDAINKAKSEAPAAPKAGPAPQKAAAAAPAPAPAGAAKKEAPKKDDKKAAPAAPPAETTVRVDTKRLDQIMNMVGELVLVRNRLISLGINSNDESMSKAIANLDVVTGDLQGAVMKTRMQPIKKVFGRFPRVVRDLARSLKKEITLELVGEETDLDKNLVEALADPLVHLVRNSVDHGIEMPDDRAAAGKPRMGTVQLSASQEGDHILLTIEDDGKGMDPEKLKEIAISRGVLDADAAARMSDVEAFNLIFAPGFSTKTEISDISGRGVGMDVVKTKINQLNGTVNIDSQLGKGTRLDIKVPLTLAILPTLMIVVGKQTFALPLGAVNEIINMDIKKTNTVDGQLTMIVRSKAIPLFFLGEWLIRGPKNIDKEKGHVVVVQIGTQQVGFVVDALIGQEEVVIKPLDALLQGTPGMAGATITSDGGIALILDIPSLLKRYARKPIK; translated from the coding sequence ATGTCGTTTGATGTTGACGAGGATATATTACAGGACTTTCTAGTAGAAGCTGGAGAGATACTTGAACAATTACAAGAACAGCTCGTTGATCTTGAGAACAATCCAGAAGACGCGGATTTGCTGAATGCAATTTTCCGCGGCTACCATACTGTTAAAGGCGGAGCAGGGTTTCTATCCCTGACTGAGTTGGTTGAAATATGCCACGGGGCCGAAAACGTTTTCGATGTTATGCGAAACGGGCAACGTACACTCACGCCGGAGTTAATGGATATTATTTTGCAGGCCACCGATGTGGTGGTAGAGATGTTTGAACGTGTTAAAGCGCGTGATCCTCTAGAACCTGCAGATGCACATCTTGTCGACTTATTACACAAACTAAGTCGCCCAGAATCTCCTGACGAAAATATCTTTGGCGATACTGCACCCAGTGCAACTCAGCCTGCAGAGGTTGAGGATGAGCCTGAACTTGTTATTGAAGAGTCAGAGCCTACATCGTCGTCAAGTGACGGTGGTGGCATTGATGAAATCACTGAAGATGAATTCGAAGCCTTGCTAGATGAACTTCATGGTTCAAGTGCTCCCGGTCAGTCTGCACCAAAAGCGGCAGCGCCAGCGAAAGCCGCTGAACCTGCACCAAGCGCAGGCGGTGATAGCGATGACATCACCGATGAAGAATTCGAAGCGCTTCTTGACGATTTACACGGTAAAGGTCAATTTGGCGGTAGCGAAGATGCAGCACCTGCATCAGCACCTGCGCCAGCGGCACCGGTATCTGCATCAAGCGATGAAGAAATTACTGACGACGAGTTTGAAGCGCTACTTGATCAATTGCATGGTTCGGGGCAAGGTCCTACCAAACAATCGTCAACGCCCGCTGAGCCAGTGGTAGATAAAACGGCTACCGACGCGATTAACAAAGCGAAAAGCGAAGCGCCAGCAGCACCTAAGGCTGGTCCAGCGCCGCAAAAGGCTGCAGCAGCCGCTCCTGCTCCAGCGCCTGCTGGGGCAGCGAAGAAAGAAGCACCCAAAAAAGACGATAAAAAAGCCGCACCAGCAGCACCTCCGGCTGAGACTACAGTGCGTGTTGACACCAAGCGCTTAGATCAAATTATGAATATGGTCGGCGAGTTGGTATTGGTTCGAAATCGCCTTATTAGTTTGGGTATTAATAGCAATGACGAAAGTATGTCGAAAGCTATTGCTAACCTTGATGTTGTAACAGGCGACTTGCAAGGCGCGGTGATGAAAACCCGCATGCAGCCAATCAAAAAGGTATTTGGTCGATTCCCCCGCGTTGTACGCGACCTCGCTCGAAGCCTCAAGAAAGAAATTACCCTTGAGTTGGTTGGTGAAGAAACCGATCTAGATAAGAACTTGGTTGAAGCATTGGCCGATCCGTTGGTTCACTTGGTGAGAAACTCAGTGGACCATGGTATTGAAATGCCTGATGACCGCGCAGCGGCCGGTAAACCGCGCATGGGGACGGTTCAGCTGTCTGCATCACAAGAAGGCGATCACATCCTTCTTACTATCGAAGACGATGGTAAAGGTATGGATCCCGAAAAGCTTAAAGAAATTGCGATAAGCCGCGGTGTGCTTGATGCAGATGCTGCAGCTCGTATGTCAGACGTGGAAGCTTTTAATCTTATCTTTGCCCCTGGGTTCTCAACCAAAACTGAAATTAGTGATATTTCGGGCCGTGGTGTGGGTATGGATGTGGTTAAAACCAAGATTAACCAACTAAACGGTACCGTTAATATCGACTCGCAGCTTGGTAAAGGTACGCGATTAGACATCAAAGTACCGCTTACTCTAGCCATACTTCCAACCTTAATGATTGTGGTAGGCAAACAAACCTTTGCGTTACCGCTTGGTGCAGTTAATGAAATTATTAACATGGACATCAAGAAAACCAATACGGTTGATGGTCAGCTGACGATGATTGTCCGCTCCAAAGCTATTCCGCTGTTCTTCCTTGGGGAATGGCTGATTCGTGGTCCTAAGAACATCGATAAAGAAAAAGGACACGTTGTTGTGGTACAGATTGGAACGCAGCAAGTCGGCTTTGTGGTTGATGCATTAATTGGTCAAGAAGAAGTGGTTATTAAGCCGTTAGATGCGCTCTTACAGGGCACGCCGGGTATGGCTGGTGCGACAATAACATCTGATGGTGGTATTGCACTTATTTTGGATATACCGAGTCTACTGAAGCGTTACGCCCGTAAGCCCATAAAGTAG
- a CDS encoding DUF2802 domain-containing protein produces the protein MDWQLVAPTAIDLILIVIIGILVLMVGFLTVKHNRLRADLDNLAASHSAELSRIEALANSANNQQSEAQARSLVITRHLQSLDEKQTELENQLREQKLQDPSLRLYQRAAELVKQGASIDEIIEACDIPRAEAEMLMMVHRQTP, from the coding sequence ATGGATTGGCAGCTTGTAGCGCCTACCGCAATTGACTTAATTCTGATAGTGATCATTGGCATACTTGTGTTGATGGTTGGGTTTTTGACAGTGAAGCACAACCGTCTTCGTGCCGATTTAGATAACCTGGCTGCATCTCATAGCGCTGAATTATCGCGTATTGAAGCCCTCGCTAATAGTGCAAATAATCAGCAATCGGAAGCGCAGGCGCGGAGTTTAGTGATTACCCGCCACCTTCAATCGTTAGATGAAAAACAAACGGAGTTAGAAAATCAACTTCGTGAACAGAAACTGCAAGACCCCTCCTTAAGGCTTTATCAGCGAGCAGCCGAACTCGTTAAACAAGGGGCAAGCATTGATGAAATCATTGAAGCTTGTGATATCCCTCGTGCCGAAGCGGAAATGTTGATGATGGTTCATCGACAAACGCCATAA
- a CDS encoding MinD/ParA family protein has protein sequence MIDDQASSLRKMKQSRLIKVIAVTGGKGGVGKTNITLNTAIAMAKQGKRVMVLDADLGLANVDVMLGLRVEKNLSHVLSGECTLDEVLVTGPHGIKIAPATSGTQSMAELSPTQHAGLIRAFSELRSQIDVLIVDTAAGISDMVLSFSKASQDIMVVVCDEPTSLTDAYALIKILNREHGVFRFKVVANMVRDVREGQELFSKLSKVTGRFLDVALELVATVPFDENIRKAVRKQTAIVDAYPGSPAAVAITQLANKALSWPIPAQPGGHLEFFIEQLVAEKAVGNQR, from the coding sequence ATGATTGACGACCAAGCGAGTAGCTTAAGAAAAATGAAGCAATCAAGGTTAATCAAAGTTATTGCCGTCACCGGAGGTAAAGGTGGCGTCGGTAAAACAAATATTACACTAAACACCGCCATTGCTATGGCTAAGCAGGGTAAGCGTGTAATGGTTCTCGATGCAGACTTAGGTCTGGCTAATGTCGATGTGATGTTAGGTCTTCGCGTCGAGAAAAATCTTTCTCACGTATTATCGGGTGAATGCACGCTTGATGAGGTACTCGTCACTGGTCCGCATGGAATCAAGATTGCGCCAGCGACATCGGGTACACAGTCAATGGCAGAGTTATCACCTACTCAGCATGCGGGTTTAATACGCGCCTTTAGTGAATTACGTTCACAAATTGATGTTCTCATCGTCGATACCGCAGCGGGTATCTCAGACATGGTATTAAGCTTTTCTAAAGCGTCGCAGGATATTATGGTTGTAGTGTGCGACGAGCCTACATCATTAACTGACGCTTACGCGCTGATCAAAATTTTGAATCGCGAACACGGTGTGTTTCGATTTAAAGTGGTCGCCAATATGGTGCGCGACGTGCGGGAAGGGCAAGAGCTGTTTAGTAAATTAAGTAAAGTAACAGGTCGATTTTTGGATGTTGCACTAGAATTAGTGGCAACTGTCCCGTTTGATGAAAATATTCGTAAAGCGGTACGCAAACAAACCGCTATCGTCGATGCCTACCCAGGTTCGCCTGCTGCCGTTGCAATTACTCAACTGGCTAACAAGGCATTGTCATGGCCAATCCCGGCTCAGCCAGGTGGTCATTTAGAGTTTTTCATTGAACAGTTGGTTGCAGAGAAAGCAGTAGGAAATCAGCGTTGA
- the flhF gene encoding flagellar biosynthesis protein FlhF, translating into MKIRRFFGKDMREALSQVKAELGSDAVIMSNRKVADGIELVAAYDKEPEAKLSVPKPASKAPGQKAVPSLSEIIGDDGPDSLKALLEKQHGSSAQPQSQKDTSANAQHANEIASHLNFSDDFIDEVEAAQPQPQSRASRYEQADAFPSHQASSIDETAPNQSDELAQIKEELASLRNVLQYQVADLMDAKNKRQKPVHQYLITRLTDMGLSHALATQLINYTPAHYNEREAWVYLLNLLANRINVTGNDILTAQGAVALVGPTGTGKTTTVAKLAARYAQKYGPESVAMITIDTYRIAAFEQLATYGKIIGCTVRKAQTSEELADLLFQLRHKRLVLIDTAGFSQRDSRLIKQIKQFDNGQMPQVKKYLVAQANTQYPALQRIIKAYDEIELSGCIFTKLDECYSLGEVLSAAVEYQLPVSYVTDGQKVPEDIKIAEAKSLVSAAAKLYKKYGLNHTSSNNAIKTA; encoded by the coding sequence ATGAAAATAAGACGTTTCTTCGGCAAAGATATGCGTGAGGCGTTAAGCCAAGTAAAAGCTGAGTTGGGTAGCGATGCGGTTATCATGTCAAACCGCAAAGTGGCTGACGGTATTGAGCTTGTTGCAGCTTACGATAAAGAGCCAGAGGCTAAGTTGTCAGTGCCAAAACCCGCCTCTAAAGCGCCCGGTCAGAAAGCTGTTCCTAGCTTAAGTGAAATCATCGGTGATGACGGCCCAGACAGTTTAAAAGCGCTACTTGAAAAGCAACATGGTTCAAGCGCTCAGCCGCAAAGCCAAAAAGATACCTCTGCCAATGCGCAACATGCTAATGAAATTGCATCGCACCTTAACTTTTCTGATGACTTTATTGATGAAGTTGAAGCTGCTCAGCCTCAACCTCAATCCCGTGCGAGCCGCTATGAGCAAGCAGATGCGTTTCCTTCACATCAAGCGTCAAGCATAGATGAAACTGCGCCTAATCAATCAGACGAACTTGCTCAGATTAAAGAAGAGCTAGCGTCACTGAGAAATGTTTTACAGTATCAGGTGGCTGATTTAATGGACGCAAAAAATAAGCGTCAAAAACCCGTTCATCAATATTTGATAACGCGTTTAACCGATATGGGCTTAAGTCATGCGCTTGCGACTCAGCTAATAAATTACACGCCTGCTCACTACAATGAGCGCGAAGCGTGGGTTTACCTTCTTAACCTATTGGCTAATCGCATAAATGTAACAGGTAACGATATACTTACCGCACAAGGCGCTGTTGCATTGGTGGGTCCTACTGGAACGGGAAAGACAACCACGGTAGCAAAATTGGCTGCGCGATATGCCCAAAAGTATGGCCCAGAATCAGTGGCAATGATCACCATTGATACGTACAGAATAGCTGCGTTTGAACAACTGGCTACTTACGGAAAGATAATTGGCTGTACAGTAAGAAAAGCACAAACCAGCGAAGAGTTAGCAGATTTACTTTTCCAACTGCGTCACAAGCGTCTAGTATTGATTGATACAGCAGGGTTTAGTCAGCGAGATAGCCGTTTGATTAAACAAATTAAGCAATTTGACAATGGTCAAATGCCACAAGTGAAAAAATATTTGGTAGCGCAGGCAAATACACAATATCCTGCACTGCAGAGAATAATTAAAGCGTATGATGAAATTGAACTAAGTGGCTGTATTTTCACAAAGTTAGATGAGTGCTACTCTTTAGGAGAGGTGCTTAGTGCTGCAGTTGAGTACCAGTTACCGGTTAGTTATGTCACCGATGGGCAAAAAGTACCAGAAGACATTAAGATTGCAGAAGCAAAATCTTTGGTTTCTGCTGCTGCAAAGCTTTATAAAAAGTACGGTTTGAATCATACTAGTAGTAACAACGCCATTAAAACAGCATAA
- a CDS encoding ParA family protein — MKVWTVANQKGGVGKTTTTVSLGGLLAQKGKRVLMIDTDPHASLSYYFGIDAEASSHSVYDIFIKSNNITADNVMDCLSPTKIDNLYVLPATMALATLDRTMGSEQGMGLVLKKALAKIENEFDVAIIDCPPVLGVLMVNALAACHKVIVPTQTEYLALKGLDRMIRTMEIMGRSLDKTFDTIIIPTMFDKRTNAALASRKRLMNDYGERVWHGVIPVDTHFRDASLVQLPISAAYPKTRGVSAYAKLLKVLEK; from the coding sequence ATGAAAGTGTGGACGGTAGCAAATCAAAAAGGCGGCGTAGGTAAAACAACCACTACGGTAAGCCTTGGAGGGTTGCTTGCGCAAAAAGGCAAGCGGGTATTGATGATCGATACCGACCCTCATGCTTCCTTAAGCTATTACTTTGGTATCGACGCTGAAGCTTCAAGTCATTCTGTTTACGATATTTTTATTAAATCTAATAACATAACCGCCGATAACGTAATGGACTGTTTAAGTCCTACGAAAATCGACAATCTTTATGTCTTACCTGCAACCATGGCCCTAGCTACGCTTGATAGAACCATGGGGAGCGAGCAGGGAATGGGGCTAGTGTTGAAAAAAGCACTCGCTAAAATAGAGAACGAATTTGACGTAGCCATTATAGATTGCCCTCCAGTGTTAGGGGTCTTGATGGTGAATGCGTTGGCGGCTTGTCATAAGGTAATAGTGCCAACGCAGACCGAGTACCTTGCATTAAAGGGGCTCGATAGAATGATACGCACGATGGAAATAATGGGGCGTTCACTAGATAAAACGTTTGATACCATTATCATTCCAACGATGTTTGATAAGCGCACCAACGCGGCTTTGGCATCAAGAAAACGGTTGATGAATGATTATGGCGAGCGGGTTTGGCATGGTGTTATTCCTGTTGATACTCATTTCAGAGATGCAAGCTTAGTTCAGTTGCCAATTTCGGCGGCGTATCCCAAGACGCGCGGTGTATCGGCTTATGCAAAATTATTAAAAGTGCTGGAGAAGTAA
- a CDS encoding protein phosphatase CheZ, producing the protein MSPNVNVPITLDEAKQLVAYLEEGDNASANALLEAASMKENVELFAEVGKLTRQLHDALNNFQIDDRIKNLATEDMPDAQSRLTYVIEETEKAANTTMDAVEASMPIAETLAERIEKVMPEWKKLMSRQIELGEFKALCADLDNLLEESAEQSTKLTQLLTEVLMAQGYQDLTGQVIRRVIDLVKEVEDSLVNMLTMFGERDGSEHSKPSSVKADKNDGVQAEGPIIDAENRDDVVSGQDDVDDLLSSLGF; encoded by the coding sequence ATGTCACCAAATGTAAACGTTCCGATTACATTGGACGAAGCTAAACAACTTGTTGCCTATCTTGAAGAGGGTGACAACGCTTCAGCCAATGCGCTACTTGAAGCAGCCTCAATGAAGGAGAATGTTGAGCTGTTTGCAGAAGTAGGAAAACTGACGCGTCAACTTCATGATGCGCTCAATAATTTTCAGATTGACGATCGCATTAAGAATCTTGCGACCGAAGATATGCCTGATGCACAGTCTCGTCTGACATACGTCATTGAAGAAACTGAAAAAGCTGCTAATACTACTATGGATGCAGTAGAAGCGAGCATGCCAATTGCAGAAACGCTCGCTGAGCGCATCGAGAAAGTGATGCCTGAGTGGAAAAAGCTAATGAGCCGCCAAATAGAATTAGGCGAGTTCAAAGCGCTTTGTGCAGATTTAGATAACTTACTTGAAGAAAGCGCAGAGCAATCAACTAAGCTCACACAGTTACTGACAGAAGTATTGATGGCACAGGGTTATCAAGATTTAACTGGTCAGGTAATTCGCCGCGTTATCGACTTGGTAAAAGAAGTCGAGGACAGCCTAGTAAACATGTTAACCATGTTTGGCGAGCGCGACGGTTCAGAACATTCTAAACCTTCTAGCGTTAAGGCCGATAAAAATGATGGTGTACAAGCGGAAGGCCCAATTATTGACGCGGAAAATCGCGATGATGTTGTTTCTGGCCAAGATGATGTAGATGATCTTTTGTCTAGCTTAGGTTTTTAG